From one Solanum stenotomum isolate F172 chromosome 12, ASM1918654v1, whole genome shotgun sequence genomic stretch:
- the LOC125848783 gene encoding UDP-arabinose 4-epimerase 1-like isoform X1: protein MLNLVRTRTQPRSNRSMPLVAMDYADPKKKNNFVGKILMAAILTALCILMLKQSPDFNPPTSFSRHEPGVAHVLVTGGAGYIGSHAALRLLKDSYRVTIVDNLSRGNLGAVRILQELFPEPGRFQFIYADLGDAKVVHKIFSQNAFDAVMHFAAVAYVGESTLDPLKYYHNITSNTLTVLEAMATRGVPTLIYSSTCATYGEPEKMPITEETPQLPINPYGKAKKMAEEIILDFHKNSNMSVMILRYFNVIGSDPNGRLGEAPRPELREHGRISGACFDAARGIIPGLKVRGIDYKTADGTCIRDYIDVTDLVDAHVKALEKARPGKVGIYNVGTGRGRSVKEFVEACKTATGVPIKVDFLPRRPGDYAEVYSDPTKIRNELNWTAKYTDLQESLQIAWRWQKSHLNGYGLSVAVATS from the exons ATGCTAAATTTGGTCAGAACAAGAACTCAGCCCAGGTCTAATAGATCTATGCCTTTAGTAG CCATGGATTATGCAGatccaaagaagaagaacaattttgtggGTAAAATTCTTATGGCTGCTATACTGACTGCACTATGCATTCTTATGCTCAAACAGTCCCCTGATTTTAATCCCCCAACCTCA TTCTCTCGTCATGAACCAGGTGTCGCTCATGTCTTAGTCACTGGAGGTGCTGGCTATATTGGATCTCATGCAGCATTACGTCTTCTAAAAGATTCTTACCGCGTGACCATAGTG GACAACCTTTCACGAGGAAATTTAGGTGCTGTTAGGATTCTACAAGAATTATTTCCTGAACCTGGCAGGTTTCAGTTCATATATGCTGATTTGGGGGATGCCAAAGTG GTGCACAAGATATTCTCCCAAAATGCATTTGATGCGGTCATGCATTTTGCAGCTGTAGCATATGTTGGCGAGAGCACCCTTGATCCTCTTAA GTATTATCACAACATTACATCAAACACCCTCACTGTACTAGAAGCAATGGCAACTCGTGGAGTCCCAACATTAATTTACTCTAGTACATGTGCAACGTATGGAGAGCCTGAAAAGATGCCGATTACAGAAGAAACTCCACAG CTGCCTATTAATCCATATGGAAAAGCAAAGAAAATGGCAGAGGAAATCATCCTAGATTTTCACAAGAACTCAAACATGTCTGTCATGATTTTGAG ATACTTCAATGTTATTGGTTCTGATCCAAATGGAAGACTAGGAGAAGCTCCGCGACCTGAACTACGGGAACATGGCCGGATATCTGGTGCTTGTTTTGATGCAGCTCGTGGAATCATACCTGGGCTTAAA GTAAGAGGAATAGACTATAAGACAGCAGACGGTACCTGCATAAGGGATTATATAGACGTGACCGATCTGGTTGATGCTCATGTTAAAGCTCTTGAGAAGGCAAGGCCAGGGAAAGTTGGGATCTACAATGTTGGAACAGGAAGAG GTAGGTCAGTGAAAGAATTTGTGGAGGCTTGTAAGACTGCAACTGGAGTACCTATCAAAGTTGACTTCCTTCCCCGTAGGCCTGGTGATTATGCAGAAGTTTACAGTGATCCAACTAAGATTAGGAATGAACTGAACTGGACAGCCAAATACACTGATCTTCAAGAGAGTTTGCAGATTGCATGGAGATGGCAGAAGTCACATCTTAATGGTTATGGTTTATCCGTGGCGGTGGCAACATCCTGA
- the LOC125848783 gene encoding UDP-arabinose 4-epimerase 1-like isoform X2 — MHFAAVAYVGESTLDPLKYYHNITSNTLTVLEAMATRGVPTLIYSSTCATYGEPEKMPITEETPQLPINPYGKAKKMAEEIILDFHKNSNMSVMILRYFNVIGSDPNGRLGEAPRPELREHGRISGACFDAARGIIPGLKVRGIDYKTADGTCIRDYIDVTDLVDAHVKALEKARPGKVGIYNVGTGRGRSVKEFVEACKTATGVPIKVDFLPRRPGDYAEVYSDPTKIRNELNWTAKYTDLQESLQIAWRWQKSHLNGYGLSVAVATS, encoded by the exons ATGCATTTTGCAGCTGTAGCATATGTTGGCGAGAGCACCCTTGATCCTCTTAA GTATTATCACAACATTACATCAAACACCCTCACTGTACTAGAAGCAATGGCAACTCGTGGAGTCCCAACATTAATTTACTCTAGTACATGTGCAACGTATGGAGAGCCTGAAAAGATGCCGATTACAGAAGAAACTCCACAG CTGCCTATTAATCCATATGGAAAAGCAAAGAAAATGGCAGAGGAAATCATCCTAGATTTTCACAAGAACTCAAACATGTCTGTCATGATTTTGAG ATACTTCAATGTTATTGGTTCTGATCCAAATGGAAGACTAGGAGAAGCTCCGCGACCTGAACTACGGGAACATGGCCGGATATCTGGTGCTTGTTTTGATGCAGCTCGTGGAATCATACCTGGGCTTAAA GTAAGAGGAATAGACTATAAGACAGCAGACGGTACCTGCATAAGGGATTATATAGACGTGACCGATCTGGTTGATGCTCATGTTAAAGCTCTTGAGAAGGCAAGGCCAGGGAAAGTTGGGATCTACAATGTTGGAACAGGAAGAG GTAGGTCAGTGAAAGAATTTGTGGAGGCTTGTAAGACTGCAACTGGAGTACCTATCAAAGTTGACTTCCTTCCCCGTAGGCCTGGTGATTATGCAGAAGTTTACAGTGATCCAACTAAGATTAGGAATGAACTGAACTGGACAGCCAAATACACTGATCTTCAAGAGAGTTTGCAGATTGCATGGAGATGGCAGAAGTCACATCTTAATGGTTATGGTTTATCCGTGGCGGTGGCAACATCCTGA